The following proteins are encoded in a genomic region of Oryctolagus cuniculus chromosome 6, mOryCun1.1, whole genome shotgun sequence:
- the LOC100357981 gene encoding hepatoma-derived growth factor codes for MSRPNRQEYKYGDLVFAKMKGYPHWPARIDEVPEATAKSTANKYQVFFFGTHETAFLGPKDLFPYEQSKEKLGKPNKRKGFGEGLWEIEHDPTVKASAAKPAQKKRSRGETKPRAAAGDGDRKGKDEGSSDEEGTLVMVIEEPAAEKKEKGALKRRAAELLEEPPKQPKAAEDAAVEEKAVAILAAEQLVSAEVENGATSEQPQEKEEEEEAAKKAEVPSVRDQERLLDSIPQLEV; via the coding sequence ATGTCGCGACCCAACCGGCAGGAGTACAAGTACGGGGACTTGGTGTTCGCCAAGATGAAGGGCTACCCACACTGGCCAGCCCGGATTGACGAGGTCCCTGAGGCCACCGCCAAGTCCACAGCCAACAAGTATCAGGTGTTTTTTTTCGGGACCCACGAGACGGCATTCCTGGGCCCCAAAGACCTCTTCCCTTACGAGCAGTCCAAGGAGAAGCTGGGCAAGCCCAACAAGAGGAAAGGCTTCGGCGAGGGCCTGTGGGAGATCGAGCACGACCCCACCGTCAAGGCGTCTGCAGCCAAGCCCGCCCAGAAGAAGAGGAGCCGGGGAGAGACCAAGCCCCGGGCCGCAGCCGGGGACGGCGATCGGAAGGGCAAGGACGAGGGGAGCAGTGATGAGGAGGGGACGCTGGTCATGGTCATCGAGGAGCCGGCTgcggagaagaaggagaagggggcACTGAAGAGGAGAGCAGCGGAGCTGCTGGAGGAGCCCCCTAAACAAcccaaggcagcagaagacgccgCAGTGGAGGAGAAGGCGGTTGCCATCTTGGCGGCAGAGCAGCTCGTGTCTGCTGAGGTGGAGAACGGCGCCACCTCCGAGCAGCctcaggagaaagaggaggaggaagaggctgcCAAGAAGGCTGAGGTCCCCAGCGTCAGAGATCAGGAGAG